The proteins below come from a single Vanacampus margaritifer isolate UIUO_Vmar chromosome 10, RoL_Vmar_1.0, whole genome shotgun sequence genomic window:
- the LOC144059210 gene encoding hepatitis A virus cellular receptor 1 homolog isoform X2, with protein MRGMFYLLLSILSQVRSEAIKVSGHIGHNVTLPCAYDAQAQGLLSFCWGRGKVPTLKCSNKIVYAEDGAVRFISESRYQLLGQLNDGDVSLTILNVQPNDAGVYGCRVELPGWFNDYKINIYLAVKEAPLEQPVTQARLPLTHLRHQGYVHSVQGSGQHLQSSSNCLPYCAHNHVHYDFRETNSATFTPKNINDGECV; from the exons ATGCGtggtatgttttatttattgctgtCCATCCTCAGCCAAG TTCGCTCCGAGGCCATCAAAGTCAGTGGTCACATCGGGCACAATGTTACGTTGCCCTGTGCCTACGACGCCCAAGCTCAAGGTCTCTTGAGCTTCTGTTGGGGGCGAGGAAAGGTCCCCactttaaaatgctcaaacaagATTGTCTACGCCGAAGATGGGGCGGTGCGCTTCATCAGCGAGTCCAGGTACCAGCTGCTGGGCCAGCTCAATGATGGAGACGTATCTCTGACTATTCTGAATGTTCAACCCAACGACGCCGGAGTGTACGGCTGCAGGGTCGAGCTGCCGGGGTGGTTCAACGACTATAAAATCAACATATACTTGGCTGTGAAGGAAG CACCTTTGGAACAACCAGTTACTCAAGCCCGTCTGCCATTGACACATTTAAGACATCAAG GATACGTTCACAGCGTTCAGGGAAGTGGGCAACATTTGCAGAGTAGCAGCAATTGTCTCCCTTACTGTGCTCATAATCACGTTCATTATGACTT CAGAGAAACAAACTCGGCCACTTTCACGCCTAAAAACATCAACGATGGAGAATGTGTATGA
- the LOC144059210 gene encoding hepatitis A virus cellular receptor 1 homolog isoform X1 — protein MRGMFYLLLSILSQVRSEAIKVSGHIGHNVTLPCAYDAQAQGLLSFCWGRGKVPTLKCSNKIVYAEDGAVRFISESRYQLLGQLNDGDVSLTILNVQPNDAGVYGCRVELPGWFNDYKINIYLAVKEAPLEQPVTQARLPLTHLRHQDISEVSVSEHAEGEDTTLNRKGRAEDTFTAFREVGNICRVAAIVSLTVLIITFIMTSEKQTRPLSRLKTSTMENVYEMI, from the exons ATGCGtggtatgttttatttattgctgtCCATCCTCAGCCAAG TTCGCTCCGAGGCCATCAAAGTCAGTGGTCACATCGGGCACAATGTTACGTTGCCCTGTGCCTACGACGCCCAAGCTCAAGGTCTCTTGAGCTTCTGTTGGGGGCGAGGAAAGGTCCCCactttaaaatgctcaaacaagATTGTCTACGCCGAAGATGGGGCGGTGCGCTTCATCAGCGAGTCCAGGTACCAGCTGCTGGGCCAGCTCAATGATGGAGACGTATCTCTGACTATTCTGAATGTTCAACCCAACGACGCCGGAGTGTACGGCTGCAGGGTCGAGCTGCCGGGGTGGTTCAACGACTATAAAATCAACATATACTTGGCTGTGAAGGAAG CACCTTTGGAACAACCAGTTACTCAAGCCCGTCTGCCATTGACACATTTAAGACATCAAG ACATTTCAGAAGTTTCTGTATCTGAACATGCAGAAGGAGAAGATACAACATTAAACAGGAAAGGCAGAGCTGAG GATACGTTCACAGCGTTCAGGGAAGTGGGCAACATTTGCAGAGTAGCAGCAATTGTCTCCCTTACTGTGCTCATAATCACGTTCATTATGACTT CAGAGAAACAAACTCGGCCACTTTCACGCCTAAAAACATCAACGATGGAGAATGTGTATGAAATGATCTAA
- the LOC144059189 gene encoding uncharacterized protein LOC144059189 yields MIYLVSLCCIICLLLECSFAASLEVKVGTDVTLTCKYDARYYGKLSVCWGRGAIPSRGCANEVIQTDGTSVTGRQSERYLLMGNIVEGDVTLTIRQVVESDSGVYGCRVEIPGWFNDRKHQMTLTVVPAQPDALKVEMREVRDRTVTIRWAHVFDGGRPIKSYRIDLKSKEALWDAAVTTHMSNPNLTQVTLVDLRPTKFYNLRMFAINSLGMSDASNVLTIATEEAPPDGPPVDMRLQAFSTTSIRVSWKLPRTDLRNGVIRSYTVRYREYDPVGRHFKWWQRQTVLATGPQESLILSGLRPSTQYGVLIQANNNAGIGPASTAPLCSTLAEIFQTSTQATVNTLFTITWPMPDTTKFISDVTTPTPANVVIASTAWQQSSAVLPDPPVVELKEVSDNTVSLSWTPGYEGDAPISGYFLEYKALNGSWDFKKTVVDFSPNQTEATIIEINPSTYNIRMFARSSLGTSKASNIVTFTTGDTGHQQDGFSTTTNINSHAATSSEEGGSGHLAAIVVPLVLVLLLIVAIVTTWHLRRMKGKKGDISLWLSKQAILYRGSESMQEL; encoded by the exons ATGATTTATTTAGTCAGTTTGTGTTGCATCATCTGCCTTCTTCTAG AGTGTAGCTTCGCAGCAAGCCTGGAGGTTAAAGTTGGCACAGATGTTACTTTAACATGCAAGTACGATGCTCGCTACTATGGAAAGCTGTCAGTGTGCTGGGGTCGAGGGGCTATCCCTAGCAGAGGTTGTGCCAATGAAGTCATTCAGACGGATGGAACCTCGGTTACCGGCAGGCAATCGGAACGCTACCTGCTCATGGGTAACATCGTGGAGGGTGATGTGACGCTGACCATCAGACAGGTTGTGGAGAGCGACTCGGGTGTTTATGGCTGCCGTGTGGAAATCCCAGGCTGGTTTAACGACCGCAAACATCAAATGACCCTGACGGTGGTACCAG CACAACCTGATGCTCTAAAGGTGGAGATGCGGGAGGTGAGGGACAGAACCGTCACCATTCGCTGGGCTCATGTGTTTGACGGTGGACGGCCCATCAAGTCTTACAGGATTGACCTCAAGAGCAAAGAGG CTCTATGGGATGCTGCAGTGACAACTCATATGTCAAATCCAAACCTGACTCAGGTCACTCTGGTAGACTTGCGGCCGACAAAGTTTTATAACCTTCGCATGTTTGCAATCAACAGTCTGGGCATGAGTGACGCCAGTAATGTTCTTACAATCGCCACAGAAGAAGCAC CACCAGATGGCCCACCCGTGGACATGCGTCTCCAAGCGTTCTCAACTACAAGCATCAGAGTGTCTTGGAAG CTTCCTAGGACCGACCTAAGAAACGGTGTGATACGAAGTTACACCGTCAGATACAGAGAGTACGACCCTGTTGGCAGACATTTCAAGTGGTGGCAGCGGCAAACTGTCTTGGCCACAGGGCCACAAGAGAGCCTCATCCTGAGTGGACTGAGGCCTTCCACCCAGTACGGCGTGCTCATTCAGGCCAACAACAATGCTGGAATTGGACCTGCTTCTACTGCACCCCTCTGCTCTACTTTGGCTGAGA tttTCCAAACTTCCACCCAGGCAACAGTCAACACGCTCTTCACCATTACCTGGCCGATGCCAGACACCACAAAGTTCATTTCAG ATGTCACAACTCCAACACCAGCAAATGTGGTTATTGCCAGCACAGCATGGCAACAAAGCTCTGCAG TGCTCCCAGATCCCCCTGTTGTTGAGTTGAAGGAGGTTAGCGACAACACCGTTTCTCTCTCTTGGACTCCTGGGTACGAAGGAGACGCCCCCATTTCCGGATATTTCCTTGAGTATAAAGCTTTGAATG GCTCATGGGATTTTAAAAAGACAGTGGTGGACTTCAGCCCAAACCAGACAGAGGCCACCATCATAGAGATAAATCCCTCCACGTACAACATCCGCATGTTTGCCAGGAGCAGTCTGGGTACTAGTAAAGCCAGCAACATTGTTACCTTCACAACTGGAGATACAG GTCATCAGCAGGATGGTTTTTCAACAACCACAAACATAAATTCTCATGCTGCA ACAAGCTCTGAGGAGGGTGGAAGTGGCCACCTCGCTGCCATCGTTGTTCCACTTGTGCTGGTGTTGTTGTTGATTGTTGCCATAGTGACGACATGGCACCTGAGAC GGATGAAAGGGAAAAAGGGGGACATTAGCCT GTGGCTGAGCAAGCAAGCAATACTTTACAGAGGCTCAGAGTCAATGCAGGAGCTGTGA